From a region of the Panicum virgatum strain AP13 chromosome 2K, P.virgatum_v5, whole genome shotgun sequence genome:
- the LOC120668994 gene encoding receptor-like serine/threonine-protein kinase SD1-8 isoform X2: MAMSHLLVLVLALLSALAPRSSAASGSTLTQSGALAGDQTLASPGDAFRLGLFPASNRSRWFLGIWFTVSPDTVVWVANRDRALTTPSGVLEVSDQGALVLRDGASNNDTVWSSSAAGAGAVAELRDTGNLVLTDAAGAVLWQSFEHPTNTFLPEMPVGRSLRTGAEWSLSSWRGADDPSPGGFRYVMAAAPGGGAAPELHVWSGGRKTYRTGPWNGVRFSGIPEMTTFENMFEFRFTDTADEVSYMFRNRDGSPLSRVLLTESGVMQRMVWDGAAGSWSNFWSGPRDQCDSYGRCGAFGVCDVADAVVCDCIAGFAPRSPAEWYMRNTSGGCARRTPLQCGGGDGFGVLRGVKLPDTHSTAVDAGATLEECARRCLADCNCTAYSAADIRSGGGCIQWFGDLVDTRFVAGGQDLYVRLAKSELDAPKNTRRFAAVITLVIAGFALLLLSLAFLIWRKARRSKKVGTMLDEAAELMSGECPTYPLGIIRTATNGFCRENIIGRGGFGEVYKLPDGQQVAVKKLSADNTAQGLNEFMNEVVLIAKLQHRNLVRLLGCCVHCSERMLVYEYMSNKSLDAFIFVVGADERRRASLRWETRLGIILGVARGVLYLHRDSRLNIIHRDLKAANVLLDADMAAKISDFGIARLFSTTADRQDTITRTIIGTYGYMAPEYAMDGTVSFMQDVYSFGVLLLEIVTGRKNNQGSFNLIAHAWEMWEGGRSRDLVDPAIRDGCTGGELGQAAACVQVALLCVQECPSQRPPMADVIPMLLQQKAPARPQRPVVCTPTRSYPASAAAALAAQAELTGGNELTVTSLEGR, encoded by the exons ATGGCCATGAGCCACCTGCTCGTCCTCGTCCTTGCTCTTCTCTCAGCGTTGGCTCCCCGATCCTCCGCCGCCAGCGGGAGCACGCTGACGCAATCCGGGGCCCTCGCCGGGGACCAGACGCTGGCCTCGCCCGGCGACGCCTTCCGGCTGGGCCTCTTCCCCGCCAGCAACCGCTCCAGGTGGTTTCTCGGCATCTGGTTCACCGTCTCGCCAGACACCGTCGTCTGGGTCGCCAACCGCGACCGCGCGCTGACCACCCCGTCCGGCGTGCTCGAGGTCAGCGACCAGGGAGCCCTCGTCCTCCGCGACGGCGCGAGCAACAACGACACCGTCTGGTCgtcgtccgccgccggcgcgggcgcggtcgCGGAGCTCCGCGACACGGGCAACCTGGTGCTCACGGACGCGGCCGGCGCCGTGCTGTGGCAGAGCTTCGAGCACCCGACCAACACGTTCCTCCCGGAGATGCCGGTCGGGCGGAGCCTCCGGACCGGCGCCGAGTGGTCCCTCTCGTCGTGGCGCGGCGCCGACGACCCGTCCCCGGGCGGCTTCCGCTACGTCATGGCCGCcgcgcctggcggcggcgcggcgccggagctCCACGTCTGGAGCGGCGGCCGCAAGACTTACCGGACAGGGCCCTGGAACGGCGTGCGGTTCAGCGGCATCCCGGAGATGACCACCTTCGAGAACATGTTCGAGTTTCGGTTCACGGACACCGCCGACGAGGTCTCCTACATGTTCCGCAACCGCGACGGCTCGCCGCTGTCGCGGGTGCTCCTCACCGAGTCCGGCGTGATGCAGCGCATGGTCTGGGACGGCGCCGCCGGGTCCTGGAGCAATTTCTGGTCGGGCCCGCGCGACCAGTGCGACAGCTACGGCAGGTGCGGCGCCTTCGGCGTCTGCGACGTCGCCGACGCCGTGGTCTGCGACTGCATCGCCGGGTTCGcgccgaggtcgccggcggagtGGTACATGCGGAACACGTCCGGCGGGTGCGCCCGGAGGACGCCGCtccagtgcggcggcggcgacgggttcGGCGTCCTGCGCGGCGTGAAGCTGCCGGACACGCACAGCACCGCCGTGGACGCCGGCGCCACGCTCGAGGAGTGCGCCCGGAGGTGCCTGGCGGACTGCAACTGCACGGCGTACTCGGCGGCGGAcatccgcagcggcggcgggtgcaTCCAGTGGTTCGGCGACCTGGTGGACACGCGGTTCGTCGCCGGCGGGCAGGATCTCTACGTCAGGCTTGCAAAGTCTGAACTAG ACGCTCCCAAAAACACCCGGAGGTTCGCGGCTGTCATCACCCTGGTGATCGCCGGGTTCGCGTTGCTTCTTCTGTCCCTCGCATTTCTGATCTGGAGAAAGGCGCGGCGCAGTAAGAAAg TTGGTACCATGCTTGATGAAGCAGCTGAGCTTATGAGCGGCGAATGCCCAACCTACCCACTGGGGATCATCAGAACAGCCACCAACGGGTTCTGCAGAGAAAACATTATCGGCCGAGGCGGATTCGGCGAAGTTTACAAG TTGCCGGACGGGCAACAGGTTGCTGTGAAGAAGCTCTCTGCGGATAACACGGCGCAGGGCCTGAACGAGTTCATGAACGAGGTGGTCCTGATCGCCAAGCTGCAGCACCGGAACCTGGTCCGCCTCCTGGGCTGCTGCGTCCACTGCTCCGAGAGGATGCTCGTCTACGAGTACATGAGCAACAAGAGCCTGGACGCCTTCATTTTTG TTGTCGGAGCAGACgagaggcggcgcgcgtcgctgcGGTGGGAGACGAGGCTGGGCATCATCCTGGGCGTGGCCAGGGGCGTCCTCTACCTCCACCGGGACTCGAGGCTCAACATCATCCACCGGGACCTCAAGGCGGCCAACGTGCTCCTCGACGCCGACATGGCCGCCAAGATCTCCGACTTCGGCATCGCCAGGCTCTTCAGCACCACCGCCGACCGCCAGGACACCATCACCAGGACCATCATCGGCACATa cgggtaCATGGCGCCGGAGTACGCCATGGACGGCACGGTGTCGTTCATGCAGgacgtgtacagcttcggcGTGCTCCTGCTGGAGATCGTCACCGGCAGGAAGAACAACCAGGGCAGCTTCAATCTCATCGCTCAT GCATGGGAGATGTGGGAAGGGGGCCGGAGCCGCGACCTCGTCGACCCGGCGATCCGCGATGGCTGCACGGGCGGCGAGctggggcaggcggcggcgtgcgtCCAGGTGGCGCTGCTCTGCGTGCAGGAGTGCCCGAGCCAGCGGCCGCCGATGGCGGACGTCATCCCCATGCTGCTGCAGCAgaaggcgccggcgcggccgcagcGGCCCGTGGTGTGCACGCCGACGAGGAGCtacccggcctccgccgccgccgctctcgccgcgcaAGCAGAGCTCACCGGCGGCAACGAGCTGACCGTCACGAGCCTCGAAGGCCGATAG
- the LOC120668994 gene encoding receptor-like serine/threonine-protein kinase SD1-8 isoform X1, producing MAMSHLLVLVLALLSALAPRSSAASGSTLTQSGALAGDQTLASPGDAFRLGLFPASNRSRWFLGIWFTVSPDTVVWVANRDRALTTPSGVLEVSDQGALVLRDGASNNDTVWSSSAAGAGAVAELRDTGNLVLTDAAGAVLWQSFEHPTNTFLPEMPVGRSLRTGAEWSLSSWRGADDPSPGGFRYVMAAAPGGGAAPELHVWSGGRKTYRTGPWNGVRFSGIPEMTTFENMFEFRFTDTADEVSYMFRNRDGSPLSRVLLTESGVMQRMVWDGAAGSWSNFWSGPRDQCDSYGRCGAFGVCDVADAVVCDCIAGFAPRSPAEWYMRNTSGGCARRTPLQCGGGDGFGVLRGVKLPDTHSTAVDAGATLEECARRCLADCNCTAYSAADIRSGGGCIQWFGDLVDTRFVAGGQDLYVRLAKSELDAPKNTRRFAAVITLVIAGFALLLLSLAFLIWRKARRSKKVGTMLDEAAELMSGECPTYPLGIIRTATNGFCRENIIGRGGFGEVYKGQLPDGQQVAVKKLSADNTAQGLNEFMNEVVLIAKLQHRNLVRLLGCCVHCSERMLVYEYMSNKSLDAFIFVVGADERRRASLRWETRLGIILGVARGVLYLHRDSRLNIIHRDLKAANVLLDADMAAKISDFGIARLFSTTADRQDTITRTIIGTYGYMAPEYAMDGTVSFMQDVYSFGVLLLEIVTGRKNNQGSFNLIAHAWEMWEGGRSRDLVDPAIRDGCTGGELGQAAACVQVALLCVQECPSQRPPMADVIPMLLQQKAPARPQRPVVCTPTRSYPASAAAALAAQAELTGGNELTVTSLEGR from the exons ATGGCCATGAGCCACCTGCTCGTCCTCGTCCTTGCTCTTCTCTCAGCGTTGGCTCCCCGATCCTCCGCCGCCAGCGGGAGCACGCTGACGCAATCCGGGGCCCTCGCCGGGGACCAGACGCTGGCCTCGCCCGGCGACGCCTTCCGGCTGGGCCTCTTCCCCGCCAGCAACCGCTCCAGGTGGTTTCTCGGCATCTGGTTCACCGTCTCGCCAGACACCGTCGTCTGGGTCGCCAACCGCGACCGCGCGCTGACCACCCCGTCCGGCGTGCTCGAGGTCAGCGACCAGGGAGCCCTCGTCCTCCGCGACGGCGCGAGCAACAACGACACCGTCTGGTCgtcgtccgccgccggcgcgggcgcggtcgCGGAGCTCCGCGACACGGGCAACCTGGTGCTCACGGACGCGGCCGGCGCCGTGCTGTGGCAGAGCTTCGAGCACCCGACCAACACGTTCCTCCCGGAGATGCCGGTCGGGCGGAGCCTCCGGACCGGCGCCGAGTGGTCCCTCTCGTCGTGGCGCGGCGCCGACGACCCGTCCCCGGGCGGCTTCCGCTACGTCATGGCCGCcgcgcctggcggcggcgcggcgccggagctCCACGTCTGGAGCGGCGGCCGCAAGACTTACCGGACAGGGCCCTGGAACGGCGTGCGGTTCAGCGGCATCCCGGAGATGACCACCTTCGAGAACATGTTCGAGTTTCGGTTCACGGACACCGCCGACGAGGTCTCCTACATGTTCCGCAACCGCGACGGCTCGCCGCTGTCGCGGGTGCTCCTCACCGAGTCCGGCGTGATGCAGCGCATGGTCTGGGACGGCGCCGCCGGGTCCTGGAGCAATTTCTGGTCGGGCCCGCGCGACCAGTGCGACAGCTACGGCAGGTGCGGCGCCTTCGGCGTCTGCGACGTCGCCGACGCCGTGGTCTGCGACTGCATCGCCGGGTTCGcgccgaggtcgccggcggagtGGTACATGCGGAACACGTCCGGCGGGTGCGCCCGGAGGACGCCGCtccagtgcggcggcggcgacgggttcGGCGTCCTGCGCGGCGTGAAGCTGCCGGACACGCACAGCACCGCCGTGGACGCCGGCGCCACGCTCGAGGAGTGCGCCCGGAGGTGCCTGGCGGACTGCAACTGCACGGCGTACTCGGCGGCGGAcatccgcagcggcggcgggtgcaTCCAGTGGTTCGGCGACCTGGTGGACACGCGGTTCGTCGCCGGCGGGCAGGATCTCTACGTCAGGCTTGCAAAGTCTGAACTAG ACGCTCCCAAAAACACCCGGAGGTTCGCGGCTGTCATCACCCTGGTGATCGCCGGGTTCGCGTTGCTTCTTCTGTCCCTCGCATTTCTGATCTGGAGAAAGGCGCGGCGCAGTAAGAAAg TTGGTACCATGCTTGATGAAGCAGCTGAGCTTATGAGCGGCGAATGCCCAACCTACCCACTGGGGATCATCAGAACAGCCACCAACGGGTTCTGCAGAGAAAACATTATCGGCCGAGGCGGATTCGGCGAAGTTTACAAG GGGCAGTTGCCGGACGGGCAACAGGTTGCTGTGAAGAAGCTCTCTGCGGATAACACGGCGCAGGGCCTGAACGAGTTCATGAACGAGGTGGTCCTGATCGCCAAGCTGCAGCACCGGAACCTGGTCCGCCTCCTGGGCTGCTGCGTCCACTGCTCCGAGAGGATGCTCGTCTACGAGTACATGAGCAACAAGAGCCTGGACGCCTTCATTTTTG TTGTCGGAGCAGACgagaggcggcgcgcgtcgctgcGGTGGGAGACGAGGCTGGGCATCATCCTGGGCGTGGCCAGGGGCGTCCTCTACCTCCACCGGGACTCGAGGCTCAACATCATCCACCGGGACCTCAAGGCGGCCAACGTGCTCCTCGACGCCGACATGGCCGCCAAGATCTCCGACTTCGGCATCGCCAGGCTCTTCAGCACCACCGCCGACCGCCAGGACACCATCACCAGGACCATCATCGGCACATa cgggtaCATGGCGCCGGAGTACGCCATGGACGGCACGGTGTCGTTCATGCAGgacgtgtacagcttcggcGTGCTCCTGCTGGAGATCGTCACCGGCAGGAAGAACAACCAGGGCAGCTTCAATCTCATCGCTCAT GCATGGGAGATGTGGGAAGGGGGCCGGAGCCGCGACCTCGTCGACCCGGCGATCCGCGATGGCTGCACGGGCGGCGAGctggggcaggcggcggcgtgcgtCCAGGTGGCGCTGCTCTGCGTGCAGGAGTGCCCGAGCCAGCGGCCGCCGATGGCGGACGTCATCCCCATGCTGCTGCAGCAgaaggcgccggcgcggccgcagcGGCCCGTGGTGTGCACGCCGACGAGGAGCtacccggcctccgccgccgccgctctcgccgcgcaAGCAGAGCTCACCGGCGGCAACGAGCTGACCGTCACGAGCCTCGAAGGCCGATAG
- the LOC120695948 gene encoding putative ripening-related protein 5: MYPQYRCSPSVLTLNSFGKGKDGGGPSECDNAYHSDEEKVVALSTGWFSNMARCGHRIKISANFNSVYAKVVDECDSVHGCDGDHNFEPPCDNNIVGASPAVWDALGLDQSIGMVHVTWSEE; encoded by the coding sequence ATGTACCCGCAGTACAGGTGCTCGCCGTCCGTGCTCACGCTCAACAGCTTCGGGAAGggcaaggacggcggcggcccgtcGGAGTGCGACAACGCCTACCACAGCGACGAGGAGAAGGTGGTGGCGCTCTCCACGGGGTGGTTCAGCAACATGGCGCGCTGCGGCCACCGCATCAAGATCTCTGCCAATTTCAACTCCGTGTACGCCAAGGTGGTGGACGAGTGCGACTCCGTGCACGGCTGCGACGGCGACCACAACTTCGAGCCGCCGTGCGACAACAACATCGTCGGCGCCTCGCCGGCGGTGTGGGACGCCCTGGGGCTCGACCAAAGCATCGGCATGGTGCACGTCACCTGGTCTGAGGAGTGA
- the LOC120668994 gene encoding receptor-like serine/threonine-protein kinase SD1-8 isoform X3, producing the protein MAMSHLLVLVLALLSALAPRSSAASGSTLTQSGALAGDQTLASPGDAFRLGLFPASNRSRWFLGIWFTVSPDTVVWVANRDRALTTPSGVLEVSDQGALVLRDGASNNDTVWSSSAAGAGAVAELRDTGNLVLTDAAGAVLWQSFEHPTNTFLPEMPVGRSLRTGAEWSLSSWRGADDPSPGGFRYVMAAAPGGGAAPELHVWSGGRKTYRTGPWNGVRFSGIPEMTTFENMFEFRFTDTADEVSYMFRNRDGSPLSRVLLTESGVMQRMVWDGAAGSWSNFWSGPRDQCDSYGRCGAFGVCDVADAVVCDCIAGFAPRSPAEWYMRNTSGGCARRTPLQCGGGDGFGVLRGVKLPDTHSTAVDAGATLEECARRCLADCNCTAYSAADIRSGGGCIQWFGDLVDTRFVAGGQDLYVRLAKSELDAPKNTRRFAAVITLVIAGFALLLLSLAFLIWRKARRSKKVGTMLDEAAELMSGECPTYPLGIIRTATNGFCRENIIGRGGFGEVYKGQLPDGQQVAVKKLSADNTAQGLNEFMNEVVLIAKLQHRNLVRLLGCCVHCSERMLVYEYMSNKSLDAFIFDERRRASLRWETRLGIILGVARGVLYLHRDSRLNIIHRDLKAANVLLDADMAAKISDFGIARLFSTTADRQDTITRTIIGTYGYMAPEYAMDGTVSFMQDVYSFGVLLLEIVTGRKNNQGSFNLIAHAWEMWEGGRSRDLVDPAIRDGCTGGELGQAAACVQVALLCVQECPSQRPPMADVIPMLLQQKAPARPQRPVVCTPTRSYPASAAAALAAQAELTGGNELTVTSLEGR; encoded by the exons ATGGCCATGAGCCACCTGCTCGTCCTCGTCCTTGCTCTTCTCTCAGCGTTGGCTCCCCGATCCTCCGCCGCCAGCGGGAGCACGCTGACGCAATCCGGGGCCCTCGCCGGGGACCAGACGCTGGCCTCGCCCGGCGACGCCTTCCGGCTGGGCCTCTTCCCCGCCAGCAACCGCTCCAGGTGGTTTCTCGGCATCTGGTTCACCGTCTCGCCAGACACCGTCGTCTGGGTCGCCAACCGCGACCGCGCGCTGACCACCCCGTCCGGCGTGCTCGAGGTCAGCGACCAGGGAGCCCTCGTCCTCCGCGACGGCGCGAGCAACAACGACACCGTCTGGTCgtcgtccgccgccggcgcgggcgcggtcgCGGAGCTCCGCGACACGGGCAACCTGGTGCTCACGGACGCGGCCGGCGCCGTGCTGTGGCAGAGCTTCGAGCACCCGACCAACACGTTCCTCCCGGAGATGCCGGTCGGGCGGAGCCTCCGGACCGGCGCCGAGTGGTCCCTCTCGTCGTGGCGCGGCGCCGACGACCCGTCCCCGGGCGGCTTCCGCTACGTCATGGCCGCcgcgcctggcggcggcgcggcgccggagctCCACGTCTGGAGCGGCGGCCGCAAGACTTACCGGACAGGGCCCTGGAACGGCGTGCGGTTCAGCGGCATCCCGGAGATGACCACCTTCGAGAACATGTTCGAGTTTCGGTTCACGGACACCGCCGACGAGGTCTCCTACATGTTCCGCAACCGCGACGGCTCGCCGCTGTCGCGGGTGCTCCTCACCGAGTCCGGCGTGATGCAGCGCATGGTCTGGGACGGCGCCGCCGGGTCCTGGAGCAATTTCTGGTCGGGCCCGCGCGACCAGTGCGACAGCTACGGCAGGTGCGGCGCCTTCGGCGTCTGCGACGTCGCCGACGCCGTGGTCTGCGACTGCATCGCCGGGTTCGcgccgaggtcgccggcggagtGGTACATGCGGAACACGTCCGGCGGGTGCGCCCGGAGGACGCCGCtccagtgcggcggcggcgacgggttcGGCGTCCTGCGCGGCGTGAAGCTGCCGGACACGCACAGCACCGCCGTGGACGCCGGCGCCACGCTCGAGGAGTGCGCCCGGAGGTGCCTGGCGGACTGCAACTGCACGGCGTACTCGGCGGCGGAcatccgcagcggcggcgggtgcaTCCAGTGGTTCGGCGACCTGGTGGACACGCGGTTCGTCGCCGGCGGGCAGGATCTCTACGTCAGGCTTGCAAAGTCTGAACTAG ACGCTCCCAAAAACACCCGGAGGTTCGCGGCTGTCATCACCCTGGTGATCGCCGGGTTCGCGTTGCTTCTTCTGTCCCTCGCATTTCTGATCTGGAGAAAGGCGCGGCGCAGTAAGAAAg TTGGTACCATGCTTGATGAAGCAGCTGAGCTTATGAGCGGCGAATGCCCAACCTACCCACTGGGGATCATCAGAACAGCCACCAACGGGTTCTGCAGAGAAAACATTATCGGCCGAGGCGGATTCGGCGAAGTTTACAAG GGGCAGTTGCCGGACGGGCAACAGGTTGCTGTGAAGAAGCTCTCTGCGGATAACACGGCGCAGGGCCTGAACGAGTTCATGAACGAGGTGGTCCTGATCGCCAAGCTGCAGCACCGGAACCTGGTCCGCCTCCTGGGCTGCTGCGTCCACTGCTCCGAGAGGATGCTCGTCTACGAGTACATGAGCAACAAGAGCCTGGACGCCTTCATTTTTG ACgagaggcggcgcgcgtcgctgcGGTGGGAGACGAGGCTGGGCATCATCCTGGGCGTGGCCAGGGGCGTCCTCTACCTCCACCGGGACTCGAGGCTCAACATCATCCACCGGGACCTCAAGGCGGCCAACGTGCTCCTCGACGCCGACATGGCCGCCAAGATCTCCGACTTCGGCATCGCCAGGCTCTTCAGCACCACCGCCGACCGCCAGGACACCATCACCAGGACCATCATCGGCACATa cgggtaCATGGCGCCGGAGTACGCCATGGACGGCACGGTGTCGTTCATGCAGgacgtgtacagcttcggcGTGCTCCTGCTGGAGATCGTCACCGGCAGGAAGAACAACCAGGGCAGCTTCAATCTCATCGCTCAT GCATGGGAGATGTGGGAAGGGGGCCGGAGCCGCGACCTCGTCGACCCGGCGATCCGCGATGGCTGCACGGGCGGCGAGctggggcaggcggcggcgtgcgtCCAGGTGGCGCTGCTCTGCGTGCAGGAGTGCCCGAGCCAGCGGCCGCCGATGGCGGACGTCATCCCCATGCTGCTGCAGCAgaaggcgccggcgcggccgcagcGGCCCGTGGTGTGCACGCCGACGAGGAGCtacccggcctccgccgccgccgctctcgccgcgcaAGCAGAGCTCACCGGCGGCAACGAGCTGACCGTCACGAGCCTCGAAGGCCGATAG